From one Rhizobium sp. CIAT894 genomic stretch:
- a CDS encoding DUF1839 family protein translates to MGLSRSMTSVFSGIDPETYRQHALHSCERAWPETNCYVDLWIEVLATSGAAPEAMLGFTLAQDFEGDQFTFFKVPLEDLEALYGIRATELAIYDRVERHVEVQLARGRLCLIEMDSFYMPDARGTAYRQEHGKTTVAINRLDVAAKRVEYFHNAGYFRLDGEDFDGLFQLHLTENDPPFLPYAEFARFPEKPADETHLRATARRLAGVHFNRRPGENPIRAFAAVFPQQVEAVADRPFGFFHKYAFNTLRQVGANFELAADHLAWLSADEFAAAADHARRISDAAKSVQFQLARAVARRKFEPLQAALDPAADAWDAMMASLAGRI, encoded by the coding sequence GTGGGGCTGAGCCGGTCGATGACATCGGTATTTTCGGGAATCGACCCGGAAACGTATCGTCAGCACGCGCTGCATTCCTGCGAGCGCGCCTGGCCGGAAACCAATTGCTACGTCGATCTCTGGATCGAAGTGCTGGCGACCTCAGGCGCTGCGCCCGAGGCGATGCTGGGTTTCACCCTCGCGCAGGATTTCGAAGGCGATCAGTTCACCTTCTTCAAGGTGCCGCTCGAAGATCTCGAAGCCCTTTACGGCATTCGCGCCACCGAACTTGCGATTTATGATCGTGTCGAACGGCATGTCGAAGTGCAGCTCGCGCGGGGCCGTCTCTGCCTGATCGAGATGGATTCCTTCTACATGCCGGATGCGCGCGGCACCGCCTACCGGCAGGAGCACGGCAAGACGACGGTTGCGATCAACCGGCTCGATGTTGCGGCCAAGCGCGTCGAATATTTTCACAATGCCGGCTATTTCCGTCTCGACGGCGAGGATTTCGACGGGCTGTTCCAGCTGCATCTGACAGAAAACGACCCGCCGTTCCTTCCCTATGCGGAATTTGCGCGGTTCCCCGAAAAGCCGGCTGATGAAACGCATCTGCGGGCGACGGCGCGGCGGCTTGCCGGGGTCCATTTCAACAGGCGTCCCGGGGAAAATCCGATCCGCGCCTTCGCGGCGGTCTTCCCGCAACAGGTCGAAGCCGTGGCGGATCGGCCGTTCGGCTTCTTCCACAAATATGCCTTCAACACGCTTCGCCAGGTCGGCGCCAATTTCGAGCTGGCGGCCGATCATCTGGCCTGGCTTTCCGCCGATGAATTCGCGGCTGCCGCCGATCATGCCCGGCGCATTTCGGATGCGGCGAAATCGGTGCAGTTCCAGCTTGCCCGCGCCGTCGCCCGCAGGAAGTTCGAGCCGCTGCAGGCAGCTCTTGATCCGGCCGCCGATGCATGGGATGCCATGATGGCGTCGCTTGCGGGGCGAATCTGA
- a CDS encoding glycosyltransferase family 4 protein: protein MRKTYRFLRAHVLQRLIPRSRVAFNPRKPVEIVGYLSMAVGVGESARLCAGALSEAGRAISLSDVSTHPDANSFPGWAPPRPSGQPPGSRIWHLNPPMLPRAILKKGVANFTRAFNIGYFAWELEVVPAEWRNAMHYMNAVFVPSEFTRRAIAPLTKAPVIVVPHPVTEAPATEGMRERFGIEKDAFLVSFIFSAGSSINRKNPRAVIEAFRIFAAEAPNAFLLMKASGDVNKDEGLRELVASVAGDSRIRIVTDRLSNADINGLIRSSQAYLSLHRSEGFGLTVAEAIMQRTPVISTAWSGTADFCDPDNSWMVASPLIPVVDTHPEFAGLDGAGWADPSPEAAAAHLSDIFRAPELAREKADRARAFLLHYLAEHSYEKALQTLAAMQSS, encoded by the coding sequence TTGAGAAAGACATATCGCTTTCTACGCGCCCACGTCCTGCAGCGACTGATCCCGCGGTCGCGTGTCGCTTTCAATCCGCGCAAGCCGGTGGAAATCGTCGGCTATCTCTCGATGGCGGTCGGTGTCGGCGAATCGGCGCGGCTCTGCGCCGGAGCGCTTTCGGAGGCGGGACGGGCGATTTCGCTCTCCGATGTCAGCACGCATCCCGACGCGAATTCCTTTCCCGGATGGGCGCCGCCGCGCCCCTCCGGCCAGCCGCCGGGAAGCCGGATCTGGCACCTCAATCCACCGATGCTGCCGCGCGCCATCCTCAAGAAGGGGGTCGCCAATTTCACCCGCGCCTTCAATATCGGCTATTTCGCCTGGGAGCTCGAAGTCGTACCGGCCGAGTGGCGCAATGCGATGCACTACATGAATGCCGTCTTCGTGCCGTCGGAATTCACCCGGCGGGCAATCGCGCCGCTCACCAAGGCGCCGGTCATCGTCGTCCCGCATCCGGTGACCGAGGCACCGGCGACGGAAGGCATGCGGGAGAGGTTCGGTATCGAGAAGGACGCTTTTCTCGTCAGCTTTATCTTCAGCGCCGGCTCCTCGATCAACCGCAAAAATCCGCGGGCCGTCATCGAGGCCTTCAGGATATTTGCCGCCGAAGCGCCAAACGCCTTCCTGTTGATGAAGGCCAGCGGCGATGTGAACAAGGATGAAGGCCTGCGTGAACTGGTTGCTTCGGTCGCCGGCGACAGCCGGATCAGGATCGTTACCGACAGGTTGTCGAACGCCGATATCAACGGCCTCATCCGCTCTTCCCAAGCCTATCTTTCGCTGCATCGTTCCGAGGGTTTCGGGCTGACGGTTGCCGAGGCGATCATGCAGCGCACGCCGGTCATTTCCACCGCCTGGTCGGGCACGGCGGATTTCTGCGACCCCGATAATTCATGGATGGTCGCCTCTCCCCTCATTCCCGTCGTCGATACCCATCCGGAATTTGCCGGGCTCGACGGCGCGGGCTGGGCGGATCCCTCTCCTGAAGCGGCAGCCGCGCATCTCAGCGACATATTTCGCGCGCCTGAACTGGCGCGGGAGAAGGCCGACAGGGCGCGGGCGTTTCTGCTGCACTACCTCGCGGAACACAGCTATGAGAAGGCGCTTCAGACGCTGGCGGCGATGCAATCAAGCTAA
- a CDS encoding amino acid--[acyl-carrier-protein] ligase translates to MDMQTSFLDRLFESGLLIDTGVDGLYGRSGQFEDVITAFERLIDTFGGADGAEAMRFPPGMNVALFEKSGYMKSFPQLAGTVHSFCGSELDHMSLLQCMEVGDDWTKDQKATDIVLTPAACYPLYPTVAKRGNLPKTGGLFDLQSYCFRHEPSKDPARQQLFRMREYVCMGTEQHVTDFRQTWMDRGVEMMKQLGLDVTIDVANDPFFGRAGKMMVNNQRDQNLKFELLIPITSAANPTACMSFNYHQDSFGLKWGLNLEDGSVAHTACVGFGLERIALALFHHHGLDVKRWPASVRKTLWG, encoded by the coding sequence ATGGATATGCAGACCTCGTTTCTCGACCGGCTCTTCGAGTCCGGCCTGCTGATCGATACCGGCGTTGACGGTCTCTATGGTCGCAGCGGCCAGTTCGAAGATGTCATTACCGCTTTCGAACGGCTGATCGACACGTTCGGCGGCGCCGACGGCGCCGAGGCGATGCGTTTCCCGCCCGGCATGAACGTCGCGCTCTTCGAAAAGAGCGGTTACATGAAGAGCTTCCCGCAGCTCGCCGGCACGGTGCACAGCTTCTGCGGCAGCGAGCTCGACCATATGAGCCTGCTGCAGTGTATGGAAGTCGGCGACGACTGGACCAAGGACCAGAAGGCGACCGATATCGTGCTGACGCCGGCCGCCTGCTACCCGCTCTATCCGACGGTCGCCAAGCGCGGCAACCTGCCGAAGACGGGCGGCCTCTTCGATCTGCAGTCCTATTGCTTCCGCCACGAGCCTTCGAAGGATCCCGCCCGCCAGCAGCTGTTCCGCATGCGTGAATATGTCTGCATGGGCACGGAGCAGCACGTCACCGATTTCCGTCAGACATGGATGGATCGCGGTGTCGAAATGATGAAGCAGCTCGGCCTCGATGTGACCATCGACGTTGCCAACGACCCGTTCTTCGGCCGTGCCGGCAAGATGATGGTCAACAATCAGCGCGACCAGAACCTGAAGTTCGAGCTGCTGATCCCGATCACCTCGGCTGCCAATCCGACCGCCTGCATGAGCTTCAACTACCATCAGGATTCGTTCGGCCTGAAGTGGGGTCTGAACCTCGAAGACGGCAGCGTGGCGCACACCGCCTGCGTCGGTTTCGGGCTGGAGCGCATTGCGCTTGCCCTCTTCCACCATCACGGGCTCGACGTGAAGCGGTGGCCAGCCAGCGTGCGGAAAACGCTGTGGGGCTGA
- a CDS encoding glycoside hydrolase family 2 protein, whose amino-acid sequence MRGRLASIGAEESQLCEGWNLILTEPGACAVPHDIHLSAQFIPAPVPGTVASALEKAGLFDRENPEPLNTRDAWYLCRLFDAEPGEAILRFAGLATLCHVFLNGQEILFSESMFTAHEIPVTLTGGDELALCFRALGPRLSEPGPRARWRPQMITPAGLKNFRTTLLGHMPGWCPDIHAVGPWRPISLVRRNPVSIDNVCIRAVLDENGVGRLSVSLHSNAGDPTMLLRCGGMEQPFEKVADNHYSAILKLSDIEPWWPHTHGVPRLYELALVADGVEYPLGSTGFRRIDVERGADGDDFALTVNGERIFCRGAVWTTADIARLPGGRADYEPFLRLAAHAGMNMIRIGGTMAYETPDFFALCDELGLLVWQDFMFANFDYPRNDKAFLGHVHAEVEEFLHGVQGSPSLAVLCGGSEIHQQAAMLGLPMEFWSGPITDEIIPAIAARMRPDVPYVPNSPYGGAMPFSPNAGIAHYYGVGAYMRPIADARRADVRFASESLAFAHVPQQRTLQRHLDVPAVHSPLWKARVPRDRNASWDFEDVRDFYLQLLYGLDPAQLRREDPEHYLDFSRAVTCEVIEETFAEWRRKGSICNGALVWTLQDLLPGPGWGVIDSTGEPKPVWYAMRRAFRPVQMVFTDEGTNGLDVHVINETDAALDVELEVVCLRDGRQQVVSGSRAFKLAARDTERLACTALFGAFFDTTYAFRFGPPSHDASVARLRSLADGAVLAESFHFPCGRAKALHDAGIEASLGRDGDDWFVDLRTDRLAQSLHIDVEGYRADDDWFHLAPGALRRVKLHALPGAEADIPPAGEIRSLGSSHRVGLAG is encoded by the coding sequence ATGCGGGGGCGTTTGGCAAGCATCGGAGCGGAGGAAAGCCAGCTTTGCGAAGGCTGGAACCTGATCCTGACGGAGCCGGGTGCCTGTGCCGTGCCGCACGATATTCATCTCTCCGCGCAGTTCATTCCAGCGCCCGTTCCCGGCACCGTTGCGTCAGCCCTCGAAAAGGCAGGGCTCTTCGACCGGGAAAATCCCGAGCCGCTGAACACCAGGGATGCCTGGTATCTCTGCCGGCTCTTCGATGCCGAACCCGGCGAGGCGATCCTGCGTTTTGCAGGGCTTGCGACGCTTTGCCATGTCTTCCTCAACGGCCAGGAAATCCTGTTTTCCGAAAGCATGTTCACGGCGCATGAAATCCCGGTGACGCTTACGGGTGGTGATGAGCTGGCGCTGTGTTTCCGGGCGCTCGGTCCCCGCCTGTCCGAGCCGGGTCCGCGTGCGCGCTGGCGGCCGCAGATGATCACGCCGGCGGGCCTGAAGAATTTCCGTACGACGCTGCTCGGTCATATGCCGGGCTGGTGCCCCGATATCCACGCCGTCGGCCCGTGGCGGCCGATCTCGCTGGTGCGCCGCAATCCCGTCTCTATCGACAATGTCTGCATCCGCGCCGTGCTGGATGAGAATGGCGTCGGCCGTCTCAGCGTATCGCTGCACAGCAATGCCGGGGACCCGACAATGCTGCTGCGCTGCGGCGGAATGGAACAGCCCTTCGAAAAGGTCGCCGACAACCATTATTCGGCTATTCTCAAGCTTTCCGACATCGAGCCCTGGTGGCCGCATACGCACGGCGTTCCACGGCTCTACGAGCTGGCGCTGGTTGCCGATGGCGTGGAATATCCGCTCGGTAGTACCGGCTTCCGGCGGATCGATGTCGAGCGCGGCGCCGATGGCGACGACTTCGCACTCACCGTCAATGGTGAACGCATCTTCTGCCGCGGCGCGGTGTGGACGACGGCCGATATTGCGCGTTTGCCGGGCGGGCGGGCGGATTATGAGCCTTTCCTGCGGCTTGCGGCGCATGCCGGCATGAACATGATCCGCATCGGCGGCACCATGGCCTATGAGACCCCCGATTTCTTCGCGCTCTGCGACGAGCTCGGCCTGCTGGTCTGGCAGGATTTCATGTTCGCCAATTTCGATTATCCCCGCAACGACAAGGCGTTTCTCGGCCACGTGCATGCGGAGGTCGAAGAATTCCTGCACGGCGTCCAGGGCTCGCCGTCGCTTGCGGTGCTCTGCGGCGGCAGCGAAATCCATCAGCAGGCGGCGATGCTCGGCTTGCCGATGGAATTCTGGAGCGGCCCGATCACCGATGAGATCATCCCGGCCATTGCCGCGCGCATGCGTCCCGACGTGCCCTATGTCCCGAACTCGCCCTATGGCGGGGCGATGCCGTTTTCGCCGAATGCCGGTATCGCCCATTATTACGGCGTCGGCGCCTATATGCGGCCGATTGCCGATGCGCGCCGCGCCGATGTGCGTTTTGCCTCCGAAAGCCTCGCCTTTGCGCATGTGCCGCAGCAACGGACGCTGCAGCGCCATCTCGACGTGCCCGCCGTCCATAGCCCACTCTGGAAGGCCCGCGTGCCGCGTGACCGCAACGCATCGTGGGATTTCGAGGACGTTCGCGATTTCTATCTGCAGCTTCTTTACGGTCTCGATCCGGCCCAGCTGCGCCGCGAGGATCCGGAACACTATCTCGATTTCTCCCGCGCCGTCACCTGCGAGGTGATCGAGGAAACCTTTGCCGAATGGCGACGCAAGGGCTCCATTTGCAACGGCGCGCTTGTCTGGACACTGCAGGATCTGCTGCCCGGCCCCGGTTGGGGTGTGATCGATTCCACCGGAGAGCCGAAGCCGGTCTGGTACGCGATGCGCCGCGCATTCCGCCCCGTTCAGATGGTTTTCACCGACGAGGGAACCAATGGTCTCGATGTGCACGTCATCAACGAGACGGATGCCGCACTCGACGTGGAACTCGAAGTCGTCTGCCTGCGCGACGGAAGACAGCAGGTCGTTAGCGGCAGCAGAGCCTTCAAGCTGGCGGCAAGGGACACGGAGCGTCTTGCCTGCACCGCACTGTTCGGCGCCTTTTTCGACACGACCTATGCCTTCCGTTTCGGGCCGCCGTCGCATGATGCAAGTGTTGCGCGTCTGCGCTCGCTGGCGGATGGTGCGGTTCTCGCGGAAAGCTTTCACTTTCCCTGCGGACGGGCAAAGGCGCTGCATGATGCGGGCATCGAAGCATCGCTCGGCAGAGACGGCGACGACTGGTTCGTCGATCTCAGGACCGACCGGCTGGCGCAATCGCTGCATATCGACGTTGAAGGCTATCGGGCCGATGACGACTGGTTCCATCTCGCTCCCGGCGCATTGCGGCGCGTGAAGCTTCACGCGCTCCCCGGCGCGGAGGCCGATATCCCGCCTGCGGGCGAAATCAGAAGTCTCGGCAGTTCACATCGCGTCGGCCTCGCGGGCTGA
- a CDS encoding alpha/beta fold hydrolase, whose protein sequence is MSKGIIANSVMNAAAGMLLLLTGFVSSIITARLLGPEANGIVAFSLWLVVTGASIAELGSSITLLKTLPQLSAEGYDARRRRGFAAILVSFMMFSTVVLLALYALFFLTSEEMHWADTAPSVALVTGVLFFIQAIGSFVKFYLIGEKKLGAFFKLTVAVSIVQLAGVAAGAVFYGVEGVLVGYAFGQLVLFFATLPILLARRDWCGVSLKYLASSSLILSIQFIIDSIFLNRLELLFLQQFWSVEMVGYYAVGLSIANIALQLPIQMTGSLLPYYSERRHSSDDSTLPVEVFAAVTRSMAYIVLPMSLGLAAISSELVLVVFGEAFRRSGTVVALLALVAPAYTFMQILSLYLLSMDRARSRLKISVIGGLLMVAGCLLIVPRLAAEGAALVRILVFVAMSVMMIRQTGFGSQLSGLYTSLTKVTLASVLCACGAIAVLEFVQGPIGLVAAILAGTFCYFAALRVLRAVPAEDVEVMRSILAKMPPVLRRPVGQAINFIAPRLPGDPDRAKVAPGEFSLEPAEGAGRSAALPVVFDGTIGLFMPENPEVKKRSAAVLFVSPWGFEEMCSRKFFRVAAEHFSDIGVASLRFDYRGTGDALDFGVLPARLETWENSIRAAAAKLKSLSGCDRIILIGQGLGATLAHRIGASIEGVDSLVMLAPVLGGRAYLRELNMWSKIIDADLGLGKEHVQTAKVQIAGLVMPEEIAAELGKLNIASPQGLAASRYLILERPAKADDTGFADALKALGADVEQTVFEGYDELATNPLFAKTPTAVVERLRGWLQAVTTETSAAHSPDLIDNPPLAGEGFAETPVRFGSHDHLVGVVSRPLGEIKGNAVLFLSTAYDRHAGWGRTTVDMARELARQGVVSLRFDSANVGDSPPRPDAPEQVLYSSTQTVDAVASLDLLESIVAGPIMVAGRCSGGYVAFRAGVADERLKAVVSINPFVYYWDPEIPVRKEHVVSVPRSLDDYGQRLARVDTLKRLISGQVDVVSALQNIVIAGGRRLSPWIAPLLELLPDRRHIAREVRHSFASFGKRKVPLTLIYSEGDVGLDHVYFHFGPRGAKLSRYPNVRLLMLPDADHNLTPPQSRKFVLDEIVRLARA, encoded by the coding sequence ATGTCGAAGGGTATTATCGCAAACTCGGTGATGAACGCGGCGGCGGGCATGCTGCTGCTGCTGACGGGCTTCGTCTCGTCGATCATAACCGCGCGGTTGCTCGGGCCTGAGGCCAACGGCATCGTCGCCTTCTCGCTGTGGCTGGTGGTGACAGGCGCCTCGATTGCAGAACTCGGCTCCAGTATCACGCTTCTGAAGACCCTGCCGCAGCTTTCGGCGGAAGGTTACGACGCGCGTCGCCGGCGGGGTTTTGCCGCCATCCTCGTCAGCTTCATGATGTTTTCGACCGTCGTGCTGCTGGCGCTCTATGCGCTGTTCTTCCTGACCTCCGAGGAGATGCACTGGGCGGACACTGCGCCATCCGTCGCCCTCGTCACCGGCGTGCTGTTCTTCATCCAGGCGATCGGCTCCTTCGTCAAATTCTACCTGATCGGCGAAAAGAAGCTCGGCGCCTTCTTCAAGCTGACGGTCGCCGTCTCGATCGTGCAGCTAGCCGGCGTTGCCGCCGGCGCCGTTTTCTATGGCGTCGAGGGCGTTCTCGTCGGTTATGCGTTCGGCCAGCTCGTGCTGTTCTTCGCCACGCTGCCGATCCTGCTTGCGCGGCGCGACTGGTGCGGGGTCTCGCTGAAATATCTCGCCTCCTCCTCCCTCATCCTGTCGATCCAGTTCATCATCGATTCCATCTTCCTCAACCGGCTCGAGCTGCTTTTCCTGCAGCAGTTCTGGTCGGTGGAAATGGTCGGCTATTATGCCGTCGGCCTGTCGATCGCCAATATCGCGCTGCAACTGCCGATCCAGATGACCGGTAGCCTGTTGCCCTATTATTCCGAGCGGCGCCACAGCAGCGACGATTCGACCTTGCCGGTCGAGGTTTTTGCCGCCGTCACCCGCAGCATGGCCTATATCGTCCTGCCGATGAGCCTCGGGCTTGCCGCGATCTCCAGCGAGTTGGTGCTTGTGGTGTTCGGCGAGGCGTTCCGCCGCAGCGGCACGGTGGTGGCGCTGCTTGCGCTGGTTGCGCCCGCCTATACCTTCATGCAGATCCTCAGCCTCTATCTCCTGTCGATGGACAGGGCCCGCTCCCGCCTCAAGATCAGTGTGATCGGTGGCCTGCTGATGGTAGCGGGTTGTTTACTGATCGTACCCAGGCTTGCCGCCGAGGGTGCCGCACTCGTGCGCATCCTCGTCTTCGTTGCGATGTCGGTAATGATGATCAGGCAGACAGGATTCGGATCCCAGCTCTCAGGCCTCTACACAAGCCTGACGAAGGTGACGCTCGCCTCCGTGCTGTGTGCTTGTGGCGCGATCGCCGTGCTGGAATTCGTCCAGGGTCCGATCGGCCTCGTCGCTGCGATCCTTGCCGGTACATTCTGCTATTTCGCGGCCCTGCGTGTGTTGCGGGCCGTGCCGGCCGAGGATGTCGAGGTCATGCGCTCCATTCTCGCCAAGATGCCGCCGGTGCTGCGGCGGCCGGTGGGACAGGCGATCAATTTCATCGCGCCGCGGCTTCCGGGCGATCCCGACCGCGCCAAGGTGGCGCCGGGCGAATTTTCGCTCGAACCGGCCGAAGGCGCCGGACGCAGCGCTGCCCTGCCCGTTGTCTTCGATGGCACGATCGGGCTGTTCATGCCTGAAAATCCTGAGGTCAAGAAGCGTTCAGCCGCCGTGCTCTTCGTCAGCCCCTGGGGTTTCGAGGAAATGTGCAGCCGCAAATTCTTCCGCGTCGCCGCCGAGCATTTCTCGGATATCGGCGTGGCGAGCCTGCGCTTCGACTATCGCGGCACTGGCGATGCGCTCGATTTCGGCGTGCTGCCGGCAAGATTGGAAACCTGGGAAAATTCGATCCGCGCCGCCGCCGCCAAGCTGAAGTCGCTCTCCGGCTGCGACCGGATCATCCTCATCGGGCAGGGCCTCGGCGCAACGCTTGCCCATCGCATCGGCGCTTCGATCGAAGGCGTCGACAGTCTCGTCATGCTGGCGCCGGTGCTGGGCGGCCGGGCCTATCTGCGCGAACTCAACATGTGGTCCAAGATCATCGATGCCGATCTCGGCCTCGGCAAGGAGCATGTCCAGACCGCGAAGGTGCAGATCGCCGGGCTCGTTATGCCTGAAGAGATCGCCGCCGAGCTCGGCAAGCTCAACATCGCCTCGCCGCAAGGGCTGGCCGCATCGCGCTATCTGATCCTCGAACGCCCGGCCAAGGCCGATGATACCGGCTTTGCCGATGCGCTGAAGGCGCTCGGCGCCGATGTCGAGCAAACGGTTTTCGAAGGGTATGACGAGCTTGCCACCAATCCGCTGTTTGCCAAGACGCCGACTGCTGTCGTCGAACGGCTGAGGGGGTGGCTGCAGGCAGTGACGACGGAGACATCCGCCGCCCACTCGCCCGATCTGATCGACAACCCGCCGCTTGCCGGCGAGGGTTTTGCGGAAACGCCGGTGCGTTTCGGCAGCCACGACCATCTGGTCGGCGTCGTCAGCCGGCCGCTCGGCGAGATCAAGGGCAATGCCGTGCTCTTCCTGTCGACCGCCTATGACCGGCATGCCGGCTGGGGACGCACGACGGTCGATATGGCGCGCGAGCTCGCCCGCCAGGGCGTCGTTTCGCTGCGCTTCGATTCCGCCAATGTCGGAGACAGCCCGCCGCGGCCGGATGCGCCGGAGCAGGTGCTTTATTCCAGCACGCAGACCGTGGATGCGGTTGCCTCGCTCGATCTGCTCGAAAGCATCGTCGCGGGTCCGATCATGGTGGCCGGCCGATGCAGCGGCGGCTATGTCGCTTTCCGCGCCGGCGTCGCCGACGAGCGGTTGAAGGCCGTCGTCTCGATCAATCCCTTCGTCTATTACTGGGACCCGGAGATACCGGTGCGCAAGGAGCATGTCGTCTCGGTTCCCCGCAGCCTCGATGATTACGGTCAGCGGCTGGCGCGGGTGGATACGCTGAAGCGGCTCATCAGCGGTCAGGTGGATGTGGTGTCGGCACTGCAGAATATCGTCATCGCCGGCGGCCGGCGTCTGTCGCCATGGATCGCGCCGCTGCTCGAGCTGCTTCCCGACCGGCGCCATATCGCCCGCGAAGTCCGGCATTCCTTCGCGTCGTTCGGCAAGCGCAAGGTGCCGCTGACGCTGATCTACAGCGAGGGCGATGTCGGGCTCGACCACGTTTATTTCCATTTCGGGCCGCGTGGTGCCAAGCTTTCCCGTTATCCGAACGTGCGGCTGCTGATGTTGCCGGATGCCGACCACAATCTGACGCCGCCGCAATCGCGCAAATTCGTGCTCGACGAGATTGTCCGCCTGGCGAGAGCGTGA
- a CDS encoding glycosyltransferase family 4 protein, with amino-acid sequence MAIVEADRVRWKSQPETAPLIVHVVRQFLPNRGGLEDVVANLGRQTVRHGYRVRVVTLDSLFTAPDNKLPPREDIDGIEVVRIPWSGSSRYPLAPEVFRHLGDADLVHVHAIDFFFDALAWGRLLHRKPMIVTTHGGFFHTRKYAAIKKIWFRTLTRASALAYRRVVCCSASDLKQFSEIVPDSLLIENGADIGKFADTASRPARRRIVTIGRFSVNKRLDHLLDAMARLATRDAEWHLDIVGAESDLNRADVEAAIEGRNLSGRVTLHVSPDNGAIRRVIADASLFASASEYEGFGLVALEAMSAGLLPVLNANDAFTTLAGRHPVITLADFTNPETAATVIEGAYEALARQPEAVRAGLLDAARGYSWDIVAGRYIDLYRSLDIVTGDRT; translated from the coding sequence ATGGCGATCGTCGAGGCAGACAGGGTGCGCTGGAAGTCGCAGCCGGAAACGGCGCCGCTGATCGTTCATGTCGTGCGCCAGTTCCTGCCCAACCGCGGCGGCCTGGAAGACGTCGTCGCCAATCTCGGCCGCCAGACGGTGCGGCATGGTTATCGCGTTCGCGTCGTCACGCTCGATTCGCTGTTCACCGCGCCCGATAATAAACTGCCGCCTCGCGAGGATATCGATGGTATCGAGGTGGTGCGCATTCCCTGGTCCGGCAGCAGCCGTTATCCGCTGGCGCCCGAGGTTTTTCGCCATCTCGGCGATGCCGATCTCGTGCATGTCCATGCCATCGACTTCTTCTTCGACGCGCTCGCCTGGGGCCGGCTGCTGCATCGCAAGCCGATGATCGTCACCACCCATGGCGGCTTTTTCCACACCAGGAAATACGCCGCGATCAAGAAGATCTGGTTCCGCACCCTGACCCGCGCTTCGGCGCTGGCCTATCGGCGCGTCGTCTGCTGCAGCGCCTCCGACCTCAAGCAGTTTTCCGAGATCGTGCCCGACAGCCTGTTGATCGAAAACGGCGCCGATATCGGCAAATTCGCCGACACCGCTTCGCGCCCGGCAAGGCGCCGCATCGTCACCATCGGCCGGTTCTCGGTGAACAAGCGGCTGGACCACCTGCTCGATGCGATGGCCAGGCTGGCGACCCGTGATGCGGAATGGCATCTCGACATCGTCGGGGCCGAATCCGATCTGAACCGGGCCGATGTCGAAGCCGCAATCGAAGGCCGCAACCTTTCCGGCCGCGTCACCCTGCACGTTTCACCCGACAACGGCGCCATCCGGCGCGTCATCGCCGACGCCTCGCTCTTCGCCTCCGCCTCGGAATATGAAGGTTTCGGCCTGGTGGCGCTGGAGGCGATGAGCGCCGGCCTGCTGCCGGTGCTGAATGCCAACGACGCCTTTACAACGCTTGCCGGCCGGCATCCGGTCATCACGCTGGCCGATTTTACCAATCCCGAGACCGCAGCGACAGTGATCGAAGGGGCTTATGAAGCTCTCGCGCGGCAACCGGAGGCCGTTCGCGCCGGCCTTCTCGACGCTGCGCGCGGGTATTCCTGGGACATCGTCGCCGGGCGCTACATCGATCTCTATCGGTCGCTTGATATCGTCACCGGCGACCGCACCTGA